A part of Candidatus Bathyarchaeota archaeon genomic DNA contains:
- the thrC gene encoding threonine synthase, translating to MVHQECINCKTAYGTDEVVYFCRKCGDILEIKYESGELAAAAKTGDWKAKPLSVWRYRPFMPIHEATKLVTLGEGGTGLHRSQRLGDELGVNTLYVKNEGENPTGSFKDRGMTVGVTKAVELGARHVICASTGNTSAALAAYAARAGIRCTVLIPSGKIAYGKLSQAMIHGAKVLQVKGNFDEALEFVLKLAEKHQDIYLLNSINPFRIEGQKSLGYEICEQLNNQAPDRIVIPVGNAGNISAVWKGLKEFHQLGYIKKLPKMTGIQAAGSAPIAQAIKAGSDKIVPVEHPETVATAIRIGAPVSWKKAVNAIRESGGTAETVTDEEILDAQKTLARIEGIFVEPASASSIAGLKKLVKRGVILSDEKVVCITTGHGLKDPDTAIKQCEKPVEVDAEMSAIEDALGLKRNEAVVAR from the coding sequence TTGGTTCATCAAGAATGCATAAACTGCAAAACAGCATATGGCACAGATGAGGTTGTGTATTTCTGCAGAAAATGCGGAGACATCCTCGAAATCAAATATGAAAGCGGCGAATTGGCAGCGGCAGCAAAAACAGGCGACTGGAAAGCAAAGCCGCTTTCGGTGTGGCGCTACCGACCCTTCATGCCCATCCACGAAGCCACCAAACTCGTCACCCTCGGCGAAGGCGGAACAGGCTTGCACCGCAGCCAACGCCTAGGAGACGAACTCGGCGTAAACACCCTATACGTCAAAAACGAAGGCGAAAACCCCACCGGCAGCTTCAAAGACAGAGGCATGACAGTGGGCGTAACCAAAGCCGTTGAACTCGGCGCACGCCACGTAATCTGCGCCTCCACAGGCAACACCAGCGCGGCTCTGGCAGCATACGCGGCACGAGCAGGCATCCGATGCACCGTCCTGATTCCCTCGGGCAAAATCGCCTATGGCAAACTCAGCCAAGCCATGATCCACGGCGCCAAAGTGCTGCAGGTTAAAGGCAACTTTGATGAGGCACTGGAGTTTGTGCTTAAACTCGCCGAAAAACATCAAGACATTTACCTGCTTAACTCCATCAACCCCTTCCGCATCGAAGGCCAAAAATCGCTGGGATACGAAATCTGCGAGCAACTCAACAACCAAGCCCCTGACCGCATCGTCATCCCCGTTGGAAACGCAGGCAACATCAGCGCAGTCTGGAAAGGACTTAAAGAATTCCACCAGCTCGGCTACATCAAAAAGCTGCCCAAAATGACCGGCATCCAAGCCGCAGGCAGCGCACCCATCGCACAAGCCATCAAAGCAGGCAGCGACAAAATCGTCCCCGTCGAGCACCCCGAAACCGTCGCAACCGCCATCCGCATCGGCGCACCAGTCAGCTGGAAAAAAGCAGTCAACGCCATCCGCGAATCAGGCGGAACAGCCGAAACCGTCACCGACGAAGAAATCCTCGACGCCCAAAAAACTTTGGCGCGAATAGAAGGAATCTTTGTGGAACCCGCCTCTGCCTCATCGATTGCTGGCCTCAAAAAACTCGTGAAGCGTGGAGTTATCCTTTCAGACGAGAAGGTGGTCTGCATCACCACTGGGCATGGCCTCAAAGACCCTGACACCGCCATTAAGCAATGCGAGAAACCCGTTGAGGTAGATGCAGAGATGTCAGCGATTGAGGATGCCTTGGGCTTAAAGAGAAACGAGGCTGTTGTGGCTCGGTGA